The sequence CAGAACCTGGCGCAACGACTTGCGAACCTTTGGTTTGATATCGCCGATCTTATCGAGATGCCACCAGATGAGGTGTGGTTGGGCTGAGGATCTAACATGAGCTGGCGTGCAGTAGTTCGGAGTGTCGCCAAGATGCGCTGTTCTGGGGTTCTGTGGACCGCTCCACAGAGTGATGACGTGACACGAAAGTGAACGGCTACTTAACGGAATCCTTCTCGCATTGCTTAGTTAGGCACAACGATATGACGACTTCTCAACGAACTCAGAAGGACCTCTATGTCGGTACTGATAAGCACCGGTGGTGGAAAGAGGCGGTGGTTTACCAGGTAGGCTGAAGTTTGTTGTTTCAGACAGCCAGTATCTCACAAGTGCTTCAGGTCTACCCTGCATCCTTCAAAGATACAAATGGCGATGGCTGGGGCGACGTGCCTGGTATTACAGAGAAGCTTGATTACCTGAAGGATCTGGGAGTGGACATCATCTGGGTATCGCCAATCTACAAGAGCCCCCAGGCGGACATGGGCTACGACATCGCCGACTATGAAGACATAGATCCAAGCTATGGCACGTTGCAAGATGTCGACAATCTGATCAAAGAAATCAAGAAGCGTGACATGAAGCTAGTTATGGATCTGGTCGTCAATCACACATCTGAAGAGCATGCCTGGTTCCTCGATTCGCGATCTTCAAAAGAGTCTTCGAAGCGAGACTGGTATATCTGGAAGCCAGCAAAGTATGACGCGGAGGGAAATCGTCAGCCGCCAAACAACTGGGCTCAGATTCTGGGTGAAGCCAACTCTGCGTGGACCTGGGATGAAAAGACCCAGGAATACTACCTTTCGCTCTTTACGCCCGAGCAACCAGATTTGAACTGGGAAAACCCTGCGGTAAGGGAAGCTGTACATGACGTGCTGCGTTTCTGGCTCGACCGTGGTGTCTCTGGGTTCCGCATGGATGTAATCAACCTGATCTCGAAAGTGCAGTCCTTTGACGACGCCGAAATCACAGTCAAAGAAAACAAGTATCAGCCTGGCGCTAAGCTTTACGCAAACGGACCTCGGTTGCACGAGTTCCTCAAGGACATCAACCGCAAGGTTCTGTCCAAATACGACACTTTTACGGTAGGCGAAATGCCGTTTGTCCGGGACGAGGACGAGATTATCCAGATTGTCGGAGCCCATAACGAGGAACTCAACATGATTTTCGCCTTCGATATTGTGGATATCGACAACGTGCCCGGCGACTTCAAGTACACGCTCCACCCCTGGGACTCCCGCGATCTGAAAAAAATAATCAATCGCCTGCAACGCCTCATGCTCGAACGAGATGGTTGGAACTCACTTTTCATTGAGAATCATGACCAGCCCCGCAGCGTCAGCAGGTATACAGACGACAGCGATGAATTTCGCGAATATGGCGCTAAGCTACTTTGCTTGATGCAGACTACACTCGCTGGTACTGTGTTCGTATACCAGGG is a genomic window of Ascochyta rabiei chromosome 16, complete sequence containing:
- a CDS encoding Oligo-1,6-glucosidase, which encodes MTTSQRTQKDLYVGTDKHRWWKEAVVYQVYPASFKDTNGDGWGDVPGITEKLDYLKDLGVDIIWVSPIYKSPQADMGYDIADYEDIDPSYGTLQDVDNLIKEIKKRDMKLVMDLVVNHTSEEHAWFLDSRSSKESSKRDWYIWKPAKYDAEGNRQPPNNWAQILGEANSAWTWDEKTQEYYLSLFTPEQPDLNWENPAVREAVHDVLRFWLDRGVSGFRMDVINLISKVQSFDDAEITVKENKYQPGAKLYANGPRLHEFLKDINRKVLSKYDTFTVGEMPFVRDEDEIIQIVGAHNEELNMIFAFDIVDIDNVPGDFKYTLHPWDSRDLKKIINRLQRLMLERDGWNSLFIENHDQPRSVSRYTDDSDEFREYGAKLLCLMQTTLAGTVFVYQGEEIGMRNVPPSWEPSEYKDIESINFFKKYRDMYPGDEKKQALAREIMQRKARDHARTPVQWTSEAHAGFTSAGTEPWMRVNDDYKTVNAKAQLDNANPSPGTLSVHAFWKRGLECRKENKDVFVYGDFELLDPEDKNVVAYRRWSEKNAFVTVLNMSGEQLTWDKLGDLKVKKWVAGNYDERGIDNKAKSGKLELRPWEALLGMLE